The following are encoded in a window of Chloroflexia bacterium SDU3-3 genomic DNA:
- a CDS encoding DNA translocase FtsK — translation MAKRTTTARKTTGSKARKAAPRARQNSLPPPPQIQLSPEHQREFFALFLITIAAITIVFYISGSSGMIGETWINTTQHLLGWGSLLVPLSLGLLGIAILWQERHEDLKFTGATIVGTLMVLAALLVLLEFTIGVRDQTPDPTVIDQQFRQGGGAAGFVLLDGTASLIGRPSAFILWCVVGLAGVMLTFNITLRELVVGMGESMARFWATVWGGAGMATVHTVADPMPKQLPQRQRALAGPPPFVPPPGAADEDEIVPTPIADRPTRASLFNRPEGTARPKPKDMPTPKEAQKARPGKKGAPVPVPTSYSESVLDELLSTPATPKGTPPAAAETVQEALDGFDVPAVHQAWPLPTFGMLETYPETTVSVDELKHKARLIEETLQSFKVEVQVVGVNTGPAVTQFELQPAVGVKVSKITTLEKDLQLALAASSLRIEAPIPGKNTIGIEIPNSQISMVSLREVMESSEFDRSKHKLKLPLGKDVSGSAVIAGMERMPHLLVAGATGSGKSVAVNSFVCALLLKHTPEDLKFIMVDPKMVELIVYNSIPHLLSPVVTELERVVPTLKWAVREMERRYKVFAKYGFRNLDSYRQAARKRADLEPMPFIVIIIDELADLMMMAPDEVETLICRLAQMARATGIHLIIATQRPSVDVVTGLIKANFPSRIAFAVTSQIDSRVILDSQGAEQLLGRGDALYLAVDGSKPVRVQGTFVSDSEVEKIVDFWRMAQPPKQEESDAGEKKADSAAGGAAAGLGEFLTVDEQDVLLPAAIKLVKQHTRASASLLQRRLRIGYSKAAQLIDLLEQQGIVGPPDDGRSREVLVRGDDA, via the coding sequence ATGGCAAAGCGCACCACAACCGCCCGCAAGACAACCGGGAGCAAGGCCCGCAAGGCCGCGCCGCGCGCCCGCCAGAACTCGCTCCCGCCCCCGCCGCAGATCCAGCTCAGCCCCGAGCACCAGCGCGAGTTCTTCGCGCTGTTCCTGATCACCATCGCGGCAATCACCATTGTCTTCTATATCTCCGGCTCAAGCGGCATGATCGGCGAGACATGGATCAACACCACCCAGCACCTGCTGGGCTGGGGCTCGCTGCTCGTGCCGCTCTCGCTGGGGCTGCTGGGCATCGCCATCCTCTGGCAGGAGCGCCACGAGGATCTGAAGTTTACCGGCGCGACCATCGTGGGCACGCTGATGGTGCTGGCCGCGCTGCTGGTGCTGCTGGAGTTCACCATCGGCGTGCGCGACCAGACCCCCGACCCCACCGTGATCGACCAGCAGTTCCGCCAAGGCGGCGGGGCCGCAGGCTTTGTGCTGCTGGATGGCACGGCCAGCCTGATCGGCAGGCCCAGCGCCTTCATCCTCTGGTGCGTGGTGGGGCTGGCCGGGGTGATGCTCACCTTCAACATCACCCTGCGCGAGCTGGTGGTGGGCATGGGCGAGAGCATGGCGCGATTCTGGGCCACCGTATGGGGCGGCGCGGGCATGGCCACGGTGCACACCGTGGCCGATCCGATGCCCAAGCAGCTGCCCCAGCGCCAGCGCGCCCTGGCTGGGCCGCCGCCCTTCGTGCCGCCGCCCGGCGCAGCGGATGAGGACGAGATCGTGCCCACGCCGATCGCCGACCGCCCCACCCGCGCCAGCCTGTTCAACCGGCCCGAGGGCACCGCACGGCCCAAGCCCAAGGACATGCCCACCCCCAAGGAGGCCCAGAAGGCCCGCCCCGGCAAAAAGGGCGCGCCTGTGCCCGTGCCTACATCCTACAGCGAGAGCGTGCTGGACGAGCTGCTCTCCACCCCGGCCACGCCCAAGGGTACGCCGCCCGCCGCCGCCGAGACCGTGCAGGAGGCGCTGGATGGCTTCGATGTTCCCGCCGTGCACCAGGCCTGGCCGCTGCCCACCTTCGGCATGCTCGAAACCTACCCCGAGACCACCGTGAGCGTGGATGAGCTGAAGCACAAGGCCCGCCTGATCGAGGAGACCCTGCAGAGCTTCAAGGTCGAGGTGCAGGTGGTGGGCGTCAACACTGGCCCGGCGGTCACCCAATTCGAGCTGCAGCCCGCCGTGGGCGTGAAGGTGAGCAAGATCACCACGCTGGAAAAAGATCTGCAGCTGGCCCTGGCCGCATCCTCGCTGCGCATCGAGGCCCCCATCCCAGGAAAGAACACCATCGGCATCGAAATCCCCAACTCGCAGATCTCTATGGTGAGCCTGCGCGAGGTGATGGAGAGCAGCGAGTTCGACCGATCCAAGCACAAGCTCAAGCTGCCGCTGGGCAAGGATGTCTCTGGCTCGGCGGTGATCGCAGGCATGGAGCGCATGCCCCACCTGCTGGTGGCCGGCGCGACTGGCTCGGGCAAGTCGGTGGCGGTGAACTCGTTTGTCTGCGCGCTGCTGCTCAAGCACACGCCCGAAGACCTCAAGTTCATCATGGTCGACCCCAAAATGGTCGAGCTGATCGTCTACAACAGCATCCCGCACCTGCTCTCGCCAGTCGTCACCGAGCTAGAGCGGGTGGTGCCCACGCTCAAGTGGGCCGTGCGCGAGATGGAGCGGCGCTACAAGGTGTTCGCCAAGTACGGCTTCCGCAACCTCGACAGCTACCGCCAGGCCGCCCGCAAGCGCGCCGACCTAGAGCCGATGCCCTTTATCGTGATCATCATCGACGAGCTGGCCGACCTGATGATGATGGCCCCCGACGAGGTGGAGACCCTGATCTGCCGCCTGGCCCAGATGGCCCGCGCCACCGGCATCCACCTGATCATCGCCACGCAGCGCCCCTCGGTGGATGTAGTCACCGGCCTGATCAAGGCCAACTTCCCCTCGCGCATCGCCTTCGCCGTCACCTCGCAGATCGACTCGCGCGTCATCCTCGACAGCCAGGGCGCCGAGCAGCTGCTTGGGCGTGGCGACGCGCTCTACCTCGCGGTAGATGGCTCGAAGCCCGTGCGCGTGCAGGGCACCTTTGTGTCGGACAGCGAGGTGGAGAAGATCGTGGATTTCTGGCGGATGGCCCAGCCGCCCAAGCAGGAGGAGAGCGACGCGGGCGAGAAGAAGGCCGACAGCGCGGCGGGCGGCGCGGCGGCAGGCCTGGGCGAGTTCCTCACCGTGGATGAGCAGGATGTGCTGCTGCCCGCCGCAATCAAGCTGGTGAAGCAGCACACCCGCGCGTCGGCCTCGCTGCTCCAGCGGCGGCTGCGCATCGGCTACTCGAAGGCCGCGCAGCTGATCGACCTGCTGGAGCAGCAGGGCATCGTCGGCCCGCCCGACGACGGGCGCTCGCGCGAGGTGCTGGTGCGCGGCGACGACGCCTAG